One part of the Francisella adeliensis genome encodes these proteins:
- a CDS encoding cyanophycinase, whose amino-acid sequence MPSKPVSKNHRGFIMPIGGGEDKFASPTVLEKFIELSGGSDAIIAVIPTASKLADTGDIYVDIFEKMGVKEAHNLKIESRLEATTNKEYQDTLSKCTGIFMTGGNQLLLSTTLGGTPIAQLIRRLNAKGVNVAGTSAGAAFISGFMIAGGQAGLMPRCNMVNLAPGLGLTNKLLVDQHFSQRDRLGRLLSALSYNPYMVGVGIDEDTAALLNHNNIVEVVGSGMVTVIDFSHLKHSSLHNARNNAPISLVDIRMHMLLEGQKFDLNTTLVEF is encoded by the coding sequence ATGCCTTCTAAACCTGTTTCTAAAAACCATCGTGGCTTCATAATGCCAATTGGTGGTGGTGAAGATAAGTTTGCAAGTCCAACCGTTCTAGAGAAATTCATAGAACTTTCTGGTGGTAGTGATGCTATTATAGCAGTAATACCAACAGCATCTAAGCTTGCAGACACTGGCGACATATATGTTGATATTTTTGAAAAAATGGGGGTCAAAGAAGCCCATAATTTAAAAATAGAGAGTCGTCTTGAAGCAACAACAAATAAAGAATACCAAGATACCCTTTCAAAGTGTACTGGAATTTTTATGACTGGAGGTAATCAACTTTTACTTTCAACAACACTTGGTGGTACACCTATTGCTCAATTAATTCGTAGATTAAATGCTAAAGGGGTTAATGTTGCAGGAACATCTGCCGGTGCTGCTTTCATATCTGGGTTTATGATAGCGGGTGGTCAAGCTGGCCTTATGCCTCGTTGTAACATGGTAAATTTAGCACCGGGACTTGGTCTTACAAATAAACTACTTGTAGATCAACATTTTTCACAGAGAGATAGACTTGGTAGACTATTGTCTGCGCTTTCTTATAACCCATATATGGTTGGTGTGGGAATTGATGAAGACACAGCTGCTCTTTTAAATCATAATAACATAGTAGAAGTGGTTGGCTCTGGAATGGTTACAGTAATTGACTTTTCTCACTTAAAGCACTCTTCTTTACACAATGCTCGTAACAACGCTCCTATTAGCTTAGTTGATATCCGTATGCATATGCTACTAGAAGGTCAAAAGTTTGACTTAAACACAACTCTCGTAGAATTCTAA
- a CDS encoding isoaspartyl peptidase/L-asparaginase, translating into MQKIIIHGGCGAREDKNTSFTDYHEQLIPIVNKAFDYLKTTNDANKTAVYAAKLLEDNEIFNAGTGSRVQQDGQIRMSASIMDSQRRKFAGVINIQNIQNPIEVANRLMEQHHSVLGGEPATMFAHNVMQLPKYNPMTEKRYKEYLELKKGFTGTIGVVVLDSNGRICAATSTGGAGFEYPGRVGDSPTVAGNFANEFMGISCTGIGEHINNESVAAKISTRVKDGMSLESAVNKSIKESDELGDYVGLIAIDKEGNICSGSTKVAQTLYAYTDGKISKSFYDEKLL; encoded by the coding sequence ATGCAAAAAATAATCATACATGGTGGCTGTGGGGCTCGAGAAGACAAGAACACTTCATTCACTGACTATCATGAACAACTAATCCCTATAGTAAATAAAGCTTTTGATTACCTTAAAACTACAAATGATGCTAATAAAACCGCTGTATATGCAGCTAAGCTACTAGAGGATAACGAAATCTTTAATGCTGGAACTGGATCTCGAGTACAGCAAGATGGCCAAATCAGAATGTCTGCATCTATCATGGATAGTCAGCGAAGAAAATTTGCTGGAGTGATAAACATTCAGAATATTCAAAACCCTATTGAAGTTGCAAATAGGCTTATGGAGCAACATCATAGTGTACTGGGTGGTGAGCCAGCAACTATGTTCGCTCATAACGTAATGCAACTGCCTAAATATAACCCTATGACAGAAAAAAGATATAAAGAATATCTTGAGCTCAAAAAAGGCTTCACTGGAACAATTGGTGTTGTTGTACTAGATTCAAACGGTAGAATATGTGCTGCTACCTCAACAGGTGGCGCAGGCTTTGAATACCCAGGTAGGGTTGGAGATAGCCCTACTGTTGCAGGTAATTTTGCAAATGAATTTATGGGAATATCTTGCACAGGCATAGGCGAACATATAAACAATGAATCAGTGGCAGCAAAAATTTCTACTCGTGTAAAAGACGGCATGTCACTAGAGTCAGCAGTAAATAAATCTATAAAAGAGAGTGATGAATTAGGAGACTATGTTGGCCTGATTGCTATAGATAAAGAAGGAAATATCTGTAGTGGATCAACAAAAGTAGCTCAAACCTTATACGCTTATACTGATGGTAAGATTAGTAAAAGTTTTTACGATGAAAAATTGTTGTAA
- a CDS encoding IS6 family transposase yields MLTEKPKRYRYPVEIISYAIWIYHRFNTSYRDVEEMLRYRGVLVSYETIRTWSNKFGKSFAYVIKKKEPKPTDKWHLDEMIIKINGVKFILWRAVDSNGHELDVFLQKRKNKKAAIRFLSRFLGSYPSPRVIVTDKLNSYTRPIKHMTNAEHRRHKGLNNRVENAHQPIRRKEKSLIKFKSPRGLQRTLTLMGKVRNIFAVPVGRYLNSREMQRTKFDEAMNIWQEVSKEVYCF; encoded by the coding sequence ATGCTTACAGAAAAACCTAAAAGATATCGTTATCCAGTAGAGATTATAAGTTATGCTATTTGGATATATCACAGGTTTAATACTAGCTATAGAGATGTAGAAGAAATGCTGAGGTACAGAGGTGTATTAGTTAGCTATGAAACTATAAGAACTTGGAGTAATAAGTTTGGTAAATCATTTGCCTATGTGATCAAAAAGAAAGAGCCTAAACCTACAGACAAATGGCATTTAGATGAGATGATTATTAAAATAAATGGGGTTAAATTCATACTATGGAGAGCAGTAGACTCTAACGGTCATGAGTTGGATGTGTTTCTACAGAAACGTAAGAACAAAAAGGCTGCAATACGCTTTCTTTCTAGGTTTTTAGGGTCTTACCCCTCTCCAAGAGTTATAGTTACTGATAAGCTCAATAGCTATACAAGACCAATAAAACATATGACTAATGCAGAACATAGACGACACAAAGGTCTAAACAATAGAGTAGAGAATGCACATCAACCAATTCGAAGAAAGGAGAAGAGTTTAATCAAATTTAAATCACCTAGGGGACTGCAAAGGACATTAACATTAATGGGTAAGGTTAGAAATATATTTGCAGTACCAGTAGGCAGATATTTAAATTCTAGAGAAATGCAAAGAACTAAGTTTGATGAAGCGATGAATATATGGCAAGAAGTATCTAAAGAGGTTTACTGTTTCTAA
- a CDS encoding tyrosine-type recombinase/integrase, translating into MPSVKITRSFIDTIKPADKIVDYSDTEVKGLILRVKPSGNMVWRLNYRNSQKIQKRYTIGALEKFTVTQVKKEAQRLNGLIAQDKDIQETKQEKTETNILTLRKFIDEFYLQWYETHNKNIKSLLYYMGKPFEKILDKTMLELNDKKFITRFLTNYQNTNNSSNATYNRMLSTLKGIFSRAYEFGYIKSNAVRDVKLLKITTSKIRYLSETETRSFFEALPQLKNLHAQQIIEIAYYTGMRKNEILSLSFDDIDTQTNQITLKSSNTKSNKVRYIPIHKNINKILDSIDHKDGYLFVSKKTGTKYDNIDRSWKQLMKLSGIENFRFHDLRHNFCSMLVMNGVPIYTVAQLAGHADVKTTQIYAHLSPDVKKSAIDIL; encoded by the coding sequence GTGCCATCAGTAAAAATAACAAGATCATTTATAGATACTATAAAACCAGCCGATAAAATCGTAGATTATTCAGATACAGAAGTCAAAGGGCTTATTTTAAGAGTCAAACCAAGTGGAAATATGGTTTGGAGATTAAACTATAGAAATTCACAAAAAATTCAAAAAAGATATACTATAGGTGCATTAGAAAAATTCACAGTCACTCAAGTTAAAAAAGAGGCTCAAAGACTAAATGGCTTAATCGCTCAAGATAAGGATATTCAAGAAACAAAACAAGAAAAAACTGAAACGAATATACTAACTCTTAGAAAATTTATTGATGAGTTTTATTTACAGTGGTACGAAACTCATAACAAAAATATAAAAAGCCTACTCTACTATATGGGAAAGCCTTTTGAAAAGATTCTTGATAAAACTATGTTAGAACTAAATGATAAAAAATTCATTACTAGGTTTTTAACTAATTATCAAAATACAAATAATTCATCAAACGCTACATACAATAGAATGCTATCCACATTAAAAGGAATCTTTAGTAGAGCGTATGAGTTTGGATATATAAAATCAAATGCTGTAAGAGATGTTAAGCTACTAAAAATAACTACTAGTAAAATCAGATATTTGAGTGAAACAGAAACAAGATCATTTTTTGAAGCACTCCCACAATTAAAAAATTTACATGCTCAGCAAATAATAGAAATAGCATACTATACTGGTATGAGAAAAAATGAGATTCTCAGCCTATCCTTTGATGATATTGATACTCAGACAAATCAAATAACTTTAAAATCATCAAACACAAAAAGTAATAAAGTTAGATATATACCTATTCATAAAAATATAAATAAAATCTTAGACTCTATTGATCACAAAGATGGCTACTTATTTGTATCAAAAAAGACTGGTACAAAGTACGATAATATAGATAGAAGCTGGAAACAACTTATGAAACTTTCAGGAATTGAAAATTTCAGGTTTCACGATTTAAGACACAACTTTTGCTCTATGCTAGTTATGAACGGTGTGCCAATATATACAGTTGCACAATTAGCTGGGCATGCTGATGTTAAAACTACTCAGATATATGCTCACCTATCGCCAGATGTTAAGAAGTCCGCTATAGACATTTTATAA
- a CDS encoding DEAD/DEAH box helicase family protein yields MLFEKQQYQEDCVNNITSILERCDVFNNDYSNLKKVIGEHYKTHKYSQFETSNKKQIDVLMETGTGKTFTYIKTIFELNKLFGKTKFIIVLPRTAIKQGVIQNIKLTDEYFYNEYGKHLKYIDYASGNLSSIEQDFNKDNNDLTVLVLTNSAFNREENLINKTTELNFEFGSAWGAIADKKPIVFIDEPHLLKGGATVEALEKLDSLFIRFGATYPTEEEHKLVNVAYALDSINSFENYLVKRIAVKNIISDAEESDIKITSIIKANKKQNIEGRATFSYAKNQQIYSASVKIGDDVGSKTGLDIYHGVTITKINAKEIFFSDGDIKKVSEKYELNDDEIEQMLRVTISNHFEKEERLFKQGIKELSLFFIPNIADFRGDNPRVKKAFEKIYREIRDEYYQSTTNQEYKKYLDKDFKDGKLQVLEGYFSVDKKTDPSIDLILNKKEQLLSLNEPLRFVFSVWALQEGWDNPNIFNICKLATTDKETSRRQQVGRGLRLAVNQVGKRQSFKTLAENENAFYDINTLDVVVSGYEKDFIEGIQSEIQKASFGIVGDFLENSLLEANGLNLREISKLTNTLEDYKIIEFDDELEKYRIISSIYDFIENNSDKLSFLSDDRLQEIKELFKSRKPLVEDRNQAREKLKIRQEQAKKFKELWETINRKAEIVYKDISEQEIISKIINEFNKESFAQVDTRVITKVYDPIKDKILTKEEQSLGKIDFFAKNKLSEFVFEFSKKEKLPLGFVTRLFSRLDLQKIKNNPSKAINFIKSQIKESIHTSILQCVDYQFSQTNIFSKNILQNDDGSFIKEIEYTKLGRNIGNEASDVFLFDRVVYDSDIEKKSIENDPILIDGQRITVFAKLPSISIPTPYKAYNPDFAYLVDRGEKQRQLFLVVETKGYKNNSDIPQAEKTKIDYAKKFFEGLQKQLPNVDVRFETRINKDELSTILKDN; encoded by the coding sequence ATGTTATTTGAAAAACAACAATACCAAGAAGACTGTGTAAATAATATTACAAGTATTTTAGAAAGATGTGATGTGTTTAATAATGACTATTCAAACCTGAAAAAAGTAATTGGTGAACATTATAAAACTCATAAATATAGCCAATTTGAAACATCTAATAAAAAGCAAATTGATGTGCTCATGGAAACAGGTACAGGTAAGACATTTACATATATCAAAACTATTTTTGAGCTAAATAAATTATTTGGCAAGACTAAATTTATTATCGTGCTACCTCGTACTGCTATCAAACAAGGTGTTATTCAAAATATCAAACTTACAGATGAATACTTTTATAATGAGTATGGTAAGCACCTCAAATATATAGATTATGCAAGTGGTAACTTATCTAGTATTGAACAGGATTTTAATAAAGATAATAATGATTTGACAGTTTTAGTGCTAACTAATTCAGCATTCAATAGAGAAGAAAATCTTATAAATAAAACAACCGAGTTAAACTTTGAGTTTGGAAGTGCTTGGGGGGCTATAGCAGATAAAAAACCAATAGTCTTTATTGATGAACCACATTTACTAAAAGGTGGTGCTACTGTAGAAGCACTAGAAAAGCTAGATAGTTTATTTATTCGCTTTGGTGCGACATACCCAACAGAGGAAGAGCATAAGCTAGTTAATGTTGCTTATGCCTTGGATAGTATTAATTCATTTGAAAACTATCTAGTAAAAAGGATTGCCGTTAAAAATATTATAAGTGATGCAGAAGAATCAGATATTAAAATCACAAGTATAATTAAAGCAAACAAAAAACAGAATATAGAAGGTAGAGCAACTTTTAGTTATGCTAAAAATCAGCAAATATATTCAGCTAGTGTAAAAATTGGTGATGATGTAGGTTCTAAAACTGGTTTAGATATATATCATGGTGTTACTATTACAAAGATTAATGCTAAAGAAATATTTTTCTCAGATGGTGATATTAAAAAAGTTAGCGAAAAGTATGAGCTAAATGATGATGAAATTGAGCAAATGCTTAGAGTTACAATATCTAATCATTTTGAAAAAGAAGAAAGGCTATTTAAGCAGGGAATTAAAGAGCTATCTCTATTTTTTATTCCTAATATTGCAGACTTTAGAGGAGATAATCCTAGAGTTAAAAAAGCGTTTGAGAAAATATACAGAGAAATTCGTGATGAATATTATCAAAGTACGACAAACCAAGAATATAAGAAATATTTAGATAAAGATTTTAAAGATGGCAAATTGCAGGTTTTAGAGGGATATTTTTCAGTAGATAAAAAAACAGATCCATCGATTGATTTGATTTTAAACAAAAAAGAACAGTTATTATCACTCAATGAACCTTTGAGGTTTGTTTTTTCCGTATGGGCTTTGCAAGAGGGTTGGGACAACCCTAACATCTTTAACATCTGTAAGCTTGCAACTACCGACAAAGAAACATCAAGAAGACAGCAGGTTGGACGAGGTCTTAGATTAGCTGTTAATCAAGTAGGTAAGAGGCAATCATTTAAAACTTTAGCAGAAAATGAAAATGCTTTTTATGACATTAATACCCTTGATGTCGTAGTTTCAGGTTACGAGAAAGATTTTATAGAGGGTATTCAGTCAGAAATTCAAAAAGCTAGCTTCGGTATTGTTGGTGACTTCTTAGAGAATAGTTTACTAGAGGCAAATGGTTTAAACTTAAGAGAAATTAGTAAGCTAACAAACACTTTAGAAGATTACAAAATTATTGAGTTTGATGATGAATTAGAAAAGTATCGAATTATTAGTAGTATATATGACTTTATAGAAAATAATTCTGATAAGTTATCCTTCTTATCGGATGATAGATTGCAAGAAATAAAAGAATTATTTAAATCTAGAAAGCCACTTGTTGAAGATAGAAATCAAGCTAGAGAAAAACTAAAAATTCGCCAAGAACAAGCTAAGAAGTTTAAAGAGCTATGGGAAACTATCAATCGTAAAGCAGAAATTGTTTATAAAGACATAAGTGAGCAGGAGATTATCTCTAAAATAATAAATGAATTTAACAAAGAAAGTTTTGCTCAAGTTGATACAAGAGTTATAACCAAGGTATACGACCCTATCAAAGATAAGATTCTAACTAAAGAAGAGCAATCTTTAGGTAAAATTGATTTCTTTGCTAAAAACAAGCTTAGTGAGTTTGTATTTGAGTTTTCTAAGAAAGAGAAACTCCCTTTAGGTTTTGTTACAAGACTATTTAGTAGACTTGATTTACAAAAGATAAAAAATAATCCGAGTAAAGCTATTAATTTTATAAAATCTCAAATAAAAGAGTCTATTCATACAAGTATTTTGCAATGTGTTGATTATCAGTTTAGCCAGACAAATATCTTTAGCAAAAATATTTTGCAAAATGATGACGGTAGTTTCATAAAAGAAATTGAATATACTAAATTAGGTCGAAATATTGGAAATGAAGCGTCAGATGTGTTTTTATTTGATCGAGTTGTTTATGATTCAGATATTGAGAAAAAATCTATAGAAAATGATCCTATATTGATTGATGGTCAAAGGATAACAGTATTTGCTAAATTGCCAAGTATATCTATACCAACACCATATAAAGCATATAATCCAGATTTTGCCTATCTTGTAGATAGAGGAGAAAAACAAAGACAATTATTCTTAGTTGTTGAAACTAAAGGGTATAAAAATAATAGTGATATTCCACAAGCAGAAAAAACAAAAATAGATTATGCTAAAAAGTTCTTTGAAGGTTTACAGAAGCAATTGCCAAATGTCGATGTAAGGTTTGAAACTAGGATTAATAAAGATGAGCTTTCAACTATCTTAAAAGACAACTAA
- the rhuM gene encoding virulence protein RhuM/Fic/DOC family protein → MSEQKDLIIYQLESGALELKADFSTETVWASQKDISLIYGKDQSVISRHIRNIFKDGEVDEKSNMQKMHIANSDKPVVYYSLDIVLAVGYRVSSAKAIMFRKWATQTLKKHITNGYTINKSRVEKDPKFLLEVVTSLNEMSNKKLNSDDTLELIKTFSYTWFSLQSYDEQKFPKTHSNIDIELSVEKLYKDLANLKESLISKKEATMLFAQEKTKGSLDSIFKNVFQDVFGQELYPSIEEKSAHLLYFIVKNHPFNDGNKRSGAYAFIWMLKSFNYNHRITPETLATLTILIAESSPNDKDKMIGMVLLLLAGQKNVI, encoded by the coding sequence ATGTCAGAACAAAAAGATTTAATAATATATCAGCTAGAAAGCGGAGCATTAGAGCTAAAAGCAGATTTTAGTACTGAAACTGTATGGGCTAGTCAGAAAGATATTTCCTTAATATATGGCAAAGATCAGTCTGTAATATCTAGACATATAAGAAATATTTTTAAAGATGGTGAGGTTGATGAAAAAAGCAATATGCAAAAAATGCATATTGCAAATTCTGATAAACCAGTTGTTTATTACTCGTTAGATATAGTTTTAGCAGTTGGTTATAGAGTTAGTTCAGCTAAAGCTATTATGTTTAGAAAATGGGCAACACAAACATTAAAGAAACATATTACAAATGGTTATACTATAAATAAATCTAGAGTTGAAAAGGATCCTAAGTTTTTATTAGAGGTTGTAACTAGTTTGAATGAAATGTCCAATAAGAAGTTAAATAGCGATGATACATTAGAGCTGATTAAAACATTTTCTTATACTTGGTTTTCATTGCAGAGTTATGATGAACAGAAATTCCCTAAAACACATTCAAATATAGATATTGAGCTATCAGTAGAGAAATTATATAAAGATTTAGCTAATTTAAAAGAGAGTCTTATATCTAAAAAAGAAGCTACTATGTTATTTGCTCAAGAAAAAACTAAAGGCAGTTTAGATAGTATATTTAAGAATGTGTTTCAAGATGTATTTGGACAAGAGCTATATCCAAGTATAGAAGAAAAATCAGCTCATTTATTATATTTTATAGTGAAAAATCACCCATTTAATGATGGTAATAAAAGAAGTGGTGCTTATGCATTTATTTGGATGCTTAAATCATTTAACTATAATCATAGAATAACGCCAGAAACTTTAGCTACATTAACAATATTAATAGCAGAATCATCGCCAAATGATAAAGATAAGATGATAGGTATGGTTCTATTACTATTAGCAGGACAAAAAAATGTTATTTGA
- a CDS encoding site-specific DNA-methyltransferase, whose amino-acid sequence MISKDKAHQSELNILDSSQVLVEDKNQIIEKLKQLLPDVINSDNQLNTQALQDVLDIANTTSNNQGYELTFAGKGIAKAKADEPTIKELKAELEQSKDFDNTENVVIRGDNIDTLKILKANYTNKIKMIYIDPPYNTKNENFVYNDNFKKSEAELIKEFGLAEETQNFLTNVYGTRSHSGWLSFMYPRLKIARELLKEDGVIFISIDDNEQANLKIMCDEIFGEENFEGHIHWRRRSNQPNDKTKMIGLVAEHILSYSKNSSHLKSTGVGKIALTGSFSNPDNDPNGAWASKPWKVGSDQNGSVYSITLPSGNLIEGEWMGDRNTYEKLISENKIYFSSENSLPRKKYYQKDRLEEGQCATNWWNHKLFGNNQEANSLMTELMNGKKNVFSNPKSTILITNLLNVGNVKNDIILDFFAGSGTTGDAVMKLNAEDGGKRKYILAQLDEPIDEKKEAYKFCKDNNFDPVISSITIERLNRAGEKIKADIQAEFDTENSKKKPNQEKLTELQEKLDNISKLDIGYKVFSLKDKPCLSEVTNDGGQVSFVPQNLRERTIDTLANMLCATCKPLHTKIETLIEDKLYKTDNEMYLLGNIDKSELNKYNDLKINVDGYSDLDLEHFLNLGVTDKDNVSVVY is encoded by the coding sequence ATGATTAGTAAAGACAAAGCACACCAAAGCGAGTTAAATATATTAGACAGTTCGCAAGTTTTAGTAGAAGACAAAAATCAAATTATTGAGAAATTAAAGCAGTTGCTACCTGATGTGATAAATAGCGATAATCAGCTAAATACTCAAGCTTTACAAGATGTACTAGATATAGCAAATACTACTAGTAATAATCAAGGTTATGAGCTAACTTTTGCAGGTAAAGGTATAGCTAAAGCAAAAGCTGATGAGCCAACCATAAAAGAGCTAAAAGCAGAGCTTGAGCAGTCAAAAGATTTTGATAATACCGAAAATGTTGTAATCCGTGGTGATAATATTGACACGCTAAAAATCCTAAAAGCTAACTACACTAATAAAATCAAGATGATCTACATAGATCCACCATACAATACTAAGAATGAAAACTTTGTTTATAACGATAATTTTAAAAAGAGTGAAGCAGAATTAATCAAAGAGTTTGGTTTAGCAGAAGAGACACAAAACTTCTTAACAAATGTCTATGGTACTCGTAGCCATAGTGGTTGGCTTAGTTTTATGTATCCAAGGTTAAAAATAGCTCGTGAGCTACTCAAAGAAGATGGTGTGATATTTATATCTATAGATGATAATGAACAAGCTAATCTAAAAATAATGTGTGATGAGATTTTTGGCGAGGAAAATTTTGAAGGTCATATTCATTGGAGAAGACGAAGTAATCAGCCAAACGATAAAACTAAAATGATAGGTTTAGTAGCAGAGCATATACTTAGTTACTCAAAAAATAGTAGTCACTTAAAATCTACAGGAGTTGGTAAAATTGCTTTAACAGGAAGTTTTTCTAATCCAGATAATGATCCAAATGGGGCTTGGGCATCAAAACCATGGAAGGTGGGAAGTGATCAGAATGGATCTGTGTATTCTATAACTTTACCTTCAGGTAATTTGATTGAAGGGGAGTGGATGGGTGATAGAAATACTTATGAAAAGTTAATATCTGAAAATAAAATATATTTTTCATCAGAAAACTCTCTACCACGAAAGAAATATTATCAAAAAGATAGATTAGAAGAGGGACAGTGTGCAACAAATTGGTGGAATCATAAGCTTTTTGGTAATAATCAAGAAGCTAATTCTCTAATGACAGAGTTAATGAATGGAAAGAAGAATGTTTTTAGCAACCCAAAGTCCACAATATTAATTACAAACTTATTGAATGTTGGAAATGTAAAAAACGATATTATCCTAGACTTCTTCGCAGGTAGTGGTACCACTGGTGATGCTGTTATGAAACTCAATGCAGAAGATGGTGGTAAGCGTAAATATATCCTAGCTCAATTAGACGAGCCTATAGATGAGAAAAAAGAAGCTTATAAATTCTGCAAAGATAATAATTTTGATCCAGTTATTTCATCTATCACTATCGAGCGACTTAATCGAGCAGGTGAGAAAATTAAAGCTGATATACAAGCTGAGTTTGACACTGAAAACTCTAAAAAGAAACCAAATCAAGAAAAGTTGACAGAGCTACAAGAGAAGTTAGATAATATTAGTAAGCTAGATATTGGCTACAAAGTCTTTAGTTTAAAAGATAAGCCATGTCTTTCAGAAGTCACAAATGATGGTGGGCAAGTTAGCTTTGTACCGCAAAATCTAAGAGAAAGAACTATAGATACTCTTGCAAATATGCTTTGTGCAACTTGTAAACCATTACATACTAAAATTGAAACACTTATAGAAGATAAGCTTTATAAAACTGATAATGAGATGTATTTATTAGGCAATATTGATAAATCAGAACTCAATAAATATAACGATCTTAAAATAAATGTAGATGGTTATAGTGATTTAGATTTAGAACATTTCTTAAATTTGGGTGTTACAGATAAAGATAATGTTAGTGTGGTTTATTGA
- a CDS encoding DUF2188 domain-containing protein — protein MQKNKNYFVSPHPEGWQTKRAGATRASAVTTTQGDAFEIGRKLAKKSHGELSIQNRQGNIRDKRSYGNDPFPPKG, from the coding sequence ATGCAAAAAAACAAAAACTATTTCGTATCACCACACCCAGAAGGCTGGCAAACTAAGAGAGCAGGTGCTACTAGAGCATCTGCTGTTACTACTACCCAAGGAGATGCTTTTGAGATAGGTAGAAAACTTGCTAAGAAAAGTCATGGAGAGTTGTCTATACAAAATAGGCAAGGCAATATTCGAGATAAAAGATCTTATGGTAACGATCCATTTCCACCCAAGGGGTAG
- a CDS encoding antirestriction protein ArdA, with protein sequence MTNNYEPKIYIACLASYNNGILYGKWIDANQGATVLEEEISEILAGSPMADAEEWAIHDYDDFDDLRLSEYESLETISQVAESIVEHGELFIEAYKYTNNIDETIEMLNDRFIGYYDSIVDYAEETTDISTVPQHLQYYIDFESLARDIELSGEINTFEVNNQIAVFF encoded by the coding sequence ATGACTAACAACTACGAGCCTAAAATTTATATCGCATGTCTAGCAAGCTATAACAATGGTATCTTATACGGTAAATGGATTGACGCAAACCAAGGTGCTACTGTTTTAGAAGAAGAAATCTCAGAGATTTTAGCTGGTTCACCAATGGCTGATGCAGAAGAATGGGCTATACATGACTATGATGATTTTGATGACTTGAGATTGTCAGAGTATGAAAGCTTAGAGACTATTTCTCAAGTAGCTGAAAGCATAGTAGAACATGGCGAGCTTTTTATAGAAGCTTATAAATACACAAATAATATTGATGAAACTATAGAGATGCTCAATGATCGTTTCATTGGCTACTATGACTCAATTGTAGACTATGCAGAAGAAACTACTGATATTTCAACTGTACCACAACATTTACAATACTATATCGACTTTGAATCTCTAGCTCGTGATATTGAGCTATCAGGCGAAATCAACACTTTTGAAGTTAATAATCAAATTGCTGTTTTCTTTTAA